The following are from one region of the Prevotella communis genome:
- a CDS encoding L-rhamnose mutarotase — protein sequence MEGYIQKLSNGKLKRYVQFLEISDDPELMAQYRYWHSEAHHWQEIREGIRAVGILEMEIYMIHNQLVMIVDTPVDFNWQEAMSKLATLPRQAEWESFVARFQGCSADARSDEKWQPAERIFQLYED from the coding sequence GTGGAAGGCTATATTCAAAAATTATCTAACGGCAAGTTGAAACGCTATGTGCAGTTTTTGGAGATTTCGGATGATCCGGAATTGATGGCACAGTACCGCTATTGGCACTCAGAGGCGCATCACTGGCAGGAGATACGGGAAGGTATCCGTGCTGTCGGTATTCTTGAGATGGAGATTTATATGATTCATAATCAGTTGGTTATGATTGTTGATACGCCTGTAGATTTCAACTGGCAGGAGGCGATGAGCAAGTTGGCAACCTTGCCCAGACAGGCTGAGTGGGAGTCCTTCGTGGCGCGTTTCCAGGGCTGTAGTGCCGATGCTCGTAGCGATGAGAAATGGCAACCGGCAGAGCGTATTTTTCAACTTTATGAAGACTAA
- the dusB gene encoding tRNA dihydrouridine synthase DusB, translating into MKIGNLEFGPQPVFLAPMEDVTDIGFRLLCKRFGASMVYTEFVSAEALIRDVKSTQQKLTISDEERPVGIQIYGRDVDAMVEAAKIVEQAGPDLIDLNFGCPVKKVAGKGAGAGMLQNIPKLLEITRKVVDAVKLPVTVKTRLGWNQDQLIITELAEQLQDCGIQALTIHGRTRAQMYTGEADWTLIGEVKRNPRIHIPIIGNGDITSPEEAKQAFERYGVDAIMVGRATFGRPWIFKEIRDYLDHNIVDESFGFNEKLDVLEEQLRINVERIDETRGILHTRRHLAATPIFKAIPNFRQTRIAMLRAAKMDELTGILEDTRKLLG; encoded by the coding sequence ATGAAGATAGGTAACTTAGAATTTGGCCCCCAACCGGTGTTCCTGGCACCGATGGAGGACGTTACAGATATTGGGTTCCGACTGCTTTGTAAGCGGTTCGGAGCCTCAATGGTATATACAGAATTTGTATCGGCCGAGGCGTTGATACGCGACGTGAAATCCACCCAGCAAAAACTGACCATCAGCGACGAGGAGCGCCCCGTGGGCATTCAAATCTACGGACGCGACGTGGATGCGATGGTAGAGGCAGCAAAGATAGTGGAACAGGCAGGTCCCGACCTCATCGACCTGAACTTTGGCTGTCCTGTAAAGAAGGTAGCTGGCAAGGGTGCCGGTGCTGGCATGTTGCAGAATATCCCCAAATTGCTGGAAATTACGCGAAAGGTGGTGGATGCCGTGAAACTGCCCGTCACCGTGAAGACCCGACTGGGTTGGAATCAGGACCAACTGATTATCACCGAACTGGCTGAGCAACTGCAGGACTGTGGTATCCAGGCTCTCACTATCCACGGTCGCACCCGTGCCCAGATGTACACAGGCGAGGCCGACTGGACCCTGATTGGTGAGGTGAAGCGCAATCCCCGCATCCATATCCCCATCATCGGCAATGGCGACATCACCTCACCCGAAGAGGCCAAGCAGGCTTTCGAGCGTTATGGTGTCGATGCTATCATGGTGGGTCGTGCCACCTTTGGCCGCCCCTGGATTTTCAAGGAGATACGCGACTATCTGGATCATAACATAGTGGACGAGAGTTTCGGCTTCAACGAGAAACTGGACGTGCTGGAAGAGCAGTTGCGCATCAACGTGGAACGTATCGATGAGACCCGTGGCATCCTGCACACCCGTCGCCACCTTGCAGCCACCCCCATCTTCAAGGCCATCCCCAACTTCCGTCAGACACGCATCGCCATGCTGCGTGCTGCCAAGATGGACGAACTAACGGGCATCCTTGAGGACACCCGCAAGCTATTAGGATAA